Part of the Prunus dulcis chromosome 8, ALMONDv2, whole genome shotgun sequence genome is shown below.
ACCTGGTTCTGCAGTCCAGCTAACAACAGGAGCTGCTGGGATAGCTGCAGGGGCATCGGTTGGCCAAGGCGCATCAGAAACTTGGGCAGGCCATTGATCACCAACAAGACCACCAGCAAGGCCACCAGATGCAGAATAATCTGTAATTCCATAATCCGCCACTGTGGcagcttcttcctcctccttttcCTTGGCCTCCTCAGGCTCTCTATAGAAGAATAGATCAACCTGCAAGCAGAAATTTTGAGCCATGATAAGTAGTTTAGAGACTATCTCTTAAGTAAGCTCCTAGTTGCTTTACATGTGATGCACAAAAGTCCAGACAtacaatttcaaattcaaaagtgGTGTTCTGTGCTTACCATGACATCCCACTTATGCCCTGGACGAAGGGAGCCACGCATCTGCAAAACCATCCTTGCTAGGATCCAGAAAAGACATCCTATGCTGTGCTTACCCTTGTTATTGGCAGGGATCCCAATATCAACATAACGCATGGGAGAATCAGTATCACAGAAAGCAATTGTTGGAATGTTTCCAAGAGCTGCTTCCTTAATTGGCTGCAGACACATAAAGATCATTAGAACACACTGAGAAAACAAGCATAGCAAAATTGGGAAATAATAGATTATAATAACACATacacaaacagaaaataaataaaaatttcacatTTAACAAGCCCTGGATAATAACATCAACTTTACTGTTGCAACAGTCTTAAAAAGAACGTAGAAAGACCCCAGAAATGAAAGTTGACCGTCACCTGGTGATCTGTTCTTGGATCAGTCAGAATGAGGAGACGGGGCTCATTGAAAGATGTCTGAAGCTGATTGGTAAAGGTTCCTGGGGTGTGTCTTCCAGCAATTGCATTAGCCCCGGTGTGCTGAGCAAACTTCAGAACAGCCCTTTGACCGTAGGGCCTTGCCGATTGTACAATAATATCCTTGGGATTTTCAATCGCAACAATCACCCTGGCAGCCAGCTGAAGCTTGTCCCATGTCTTTCCGAGATTGATAATGTAAATCCCTGAGATTGAACAAATCAGTATTTGAGTACTAAGTTCCAATTCAATAACCAAAAGATCTGTTCCTAGAACAAATTAAAACCTAACAAAACAATAGGGAGAACTATGTCAAATCACAGTGTTTCTTGTTCATATAACTCAACAACAAATCAGTGCaatcaaaaactaaaaacaataCCCACAGTCCCCAAAatgcaattaaataaaacttaaaCAAAACATTTCATGTTCTAAAATCAAGGAAATTGAACAGAATGAGAAGTTCACAGAGGCACATTTCAATATTaacttgaaagaaaattacaacaaaaaattgtaCCTATACTAACAAATAATACTAAAGctaaacaatatatataccaGATCTGCCAAAGACACATATCCTACAAATTAGAAGGTGCCCATCATATGCATTTTCTCAGAATCCATCACAAATCCAGAAgcataaacaaaaactaaGAAAAGGATTGTATCTGACGAAAACAGAGGAGATATTTATACCATCATTACGGCGCTTGAAGACGTATCTTTCCATCTGAAAATCACAGTTTTTGGTGCCCAGATGGACCTCAGCGGCAAGCATCATCTGGATGTCAGCCTCTTTCTGACTGAGCAGACGAGGAGGCGATGCATTCGCCATGCTTGAGACTTGGACAGAGAGAGACGAGTCTCTGAAAACGCTAATCCGGGAGGTTTAGGTCTTGTGGGCGAGAGCGAGAGCGAGGCCGTGAAGAGTCGAGCACTACGAGTTTATTTCCCTTATATATGGGAAGCTGCGAGCTGAAACCCTAGGAGCccttcgtttttttttttgttttttcctctctttatcCGGGTAAATACGAAAATGTTTTTTTACCGCGTTATTCTCTTGTTTTCACAtgatcaattttattcttgtgCTCGAGTATTTTAGCCAATGTGTCCATTTCgggtaaattaattaaacattttgaaattgttgttaactgttaacccaaaaaaaaaaaaaaaaaactttcctTCTTAAATAAGAGAAGATAATAGGGAAACTATGGGGCTTGGAGGAGGGGCAAGCAAATGGCAAACGGGTGAGAggatgaataataaattacataaacatacaaaaaacaaagagactTAACTACTCTAGTGCCCACAAAAAGTATCACGTATCTCATTTAGCTCCCTCTGAGCAAAAGTCATTTTGATTCAACTTGCCCTTaaagatttattttttcgCACTTTTCTGTCATGTTTACTTATCCGGAATGAGTATTAGAAATTATTCCAATTAATACTTCTCCTTTGTTTACTAACACATGAGTATTGAAATAATTCCAATTATTGTTTAGTAGGCAtaaggaattaaaaaaatatgtggcTTACGCATTAAAATCTGTAATGGAATACTCTTAAAATCTGGAATGAAATCAACTAGAAGAGAGTAGTTAATTCGATTTCAATACCTTGATTTCCTTATCTAAATTCCCCAATTCATGCTAAGCAAACATGTATATATCTACGTTTCTCAGACGAAACTTTTACAATTCAACTTGTTTAAAACCTTCGTTTCAAACATTACTCGTTCATAATTACCATATTCATAATTATAGATGGTGGTTTGTCAATGTGATCACTCATATTCATAATTACCAATCAAATATGTAGAGAGGTGTACAACATGCAGGCCCGATTTGGGACGAGTCCAGCCCATTTATATTTGGACCGACATGACTGGCCCGTTTACGGGTTGGAATGTAAATTTGATGGCATGCTGCATGATGCTGTTGTCCCTGATTAATAACAAGTTTATAGAGACACGTAGACAACCTATCTAAATCACATTTCTCTTGTCAAATATGACCTGGGCACTGCTCAAGATGAACTTTTTCAACATACAATTATGCGCCCATAAACGACAAGTACACAACATATGGGGGTGGCACCACAGTGGAAAAGTGGGCTAAACTCTCCCCTCCTCCCTCAAAGTGCACTCAAGTCATGTTCAATTTCCGTATAAGACAATCTTAAGGCAACTAAATATATTACTCCCCACTCCTCCCTAGCtaatgacaaaaataaataaacaaacgaCATGTGTACTGTGCACAAACATGTGGTTCACTCAGCAAAAGCCATGTCTCTCGGGTCCCCTAGCCCCAATTATTTCCTGAATTCCTTCTCACTATGAACACATAGGCCTAAAAGATTAGGTTTTGTAGTATTCAAAGGTAAAAACAGCTTCATTATTGTAAAATGGACAAAGAATAGAGTCCCCATGAGTTTGACGGAGGGCAAGAAGAGTAAGTGCAAggaatcaaagaagaagaagaatctcaCATCACTGTCCACACAAAAATCCtccaaaatatcaaaagggGCGATGGAGGAAGGCCAAAAGAAGATATATACAGAAATGAAATGATAACTTTGCCAATTTGCCGTAGTTTTTTTGGTGCTAACTGCTATGCTCTCTGCTATCTGCTCCAACGAATAGTTCACAGAAAAGAGAAGGGCATCTTTAATCAATGGACCACAAACACTAGATGCCATGGAAAGGTACCACTCAATATGGTCACATTCTTCTCGtttgcattttcaaatttttgtggTCATCAGCAAGGCTGTGCAACTGCAACCATTCGTTCATAAATTTGGAATCATCTAAATTGGTAAGTGTTTTTGGCTTTGTTTCAAGGTCAAAAAGTGAGTAAAGGATCCCACTGGATTAGTGGATTGTAGTGAAACAAATGCGTCTCCAATAATTGTTGAATGTTGGGTTGGC
Proteins encoded:
- the LOC117638089 gene encoding 40S ribosomal protein SA-like isoform X2; the encoded protein is MANASPPRLLSQKEADIQMMLAAEVHLGTKNCDFQMERYVFKRRNDGIYIINLGKTWDKLQLAARVIVAIENPKDIIVQSARPYGQRAVLKFAQHTGANAIAGRHTPGTFTNQLQTSFNEPRLLILTDPRTDHQPIKEAALGNIPTIAFCDTDSPMRYVDIGIPANNKGKHSIGCLFWILARMVLQMRGSLRPGHKWDVMVDLFFYREPEEAKEKEEEEAATVADYGITDYSASGGLAGGLVGDQWPAQVSDAPWPTDAPAAIPAAPVVSWTAEPAAADGWGEPVPGPAPVEGAPTATGWDL
- the LOC117638089 gene encoding 40S ribosomal protein SA-like isoform X1 → MANASPPRLLSQKEADIQMMLAAEVHLGTKNCDFQMERYVFKRRNDGIYIINLGKTWDKLQLAARVIVAIENPKDIIVQSARPYGQRAVLKFAQHTGANAIAGRHTPGTFTNQLQTSFNEPRLLILTDPRTDHQPIKEAALGNIPTIAFCDTDSPMRYVDIGIPANNKGKHSIGCLFWILARMVLQMRGSLRPGHKWDVMVDLFFYREPEEAKEKEEEEAATVADYGITDYSASGGLAGGLVGDQWPAQVSDAPWPTDAPAAIPAAPVVSWTAEPVAAADGWGEPVPGPAPVEGAPTATGWDL